From Estrella lausannensis:
AGTAGCATGTCCCCCCGACGCTGCCCTTTTAAAGAGCTCATAGGCACGCGGTAAGTCTTTAGGTAAAAAACGCCCGGTACTTAGCTCGAAAGCCAGCTCAAATTGCGCTTCTGGCTGATCTAATAATGCGGCGTTTTCCTCGAGGAGTTCGATTGCCTTGACCGGATCGGCCTCGACTCCAATACCCTGCAAAAGGCGCCGCGCATAATTAAAGCGTGCCGCGGGGTGTCCGAGAGCTGCCGCCACCCTCCAGTAATGGGCCACTTCAGCATCCTTGGCACCGTCCGTGTTCATGGCGCTAAGAATTGCACCCACATTAAAATTGCAGTCGCGGCATCCAAGCTCCGCCCCTATCCTGTAGTAGCCGAGCGCACTCTCTTGATGAGCCATGGGGCTGGCTGGATCTGTCAAAATCACGAAAGCGAGGGCAAATGCCCCTCTAACATAGCCTTTTGACATCATACCCTCTAGGGCTGCGATGACTTCCCGCCGTTGATCTTTCGTGAGCGCCTCACCTACTAGCAATTTACAAATCTCTTCCAGCGCGGTTCCATACTCCCCTTCAAGCGTCCGCTGAATTTTCAGCTTGGCAGACAAGTCCTCCTTCTCTCCGGCTAGCAGCAAGGTTTCATCAGGAATAAAGTATCCTTTCCTTAGCAGAGGAGACTCTAAAGGGTCGTAGTTAGGGCGGATTTTCTTTTTCTTAGGAGCTGCTTTGTGCTCTGCGATCCCGACAGTTGCGGCGTCTTCGTTCAAAGCATTGCCCTGCTTTCGCTTCACTCCGCCCCTCTCCTCTTTTCCGGTAAACACCACTGCAGTTACAGGAGGAAGCGCTTGTTCTTCGGGAGTAGCCGGGAGGAGGAGCGGTGCCGAAGGCAAAGCCATGCGCGGAATCCGGAAAGGTGAGTTCCCTGTGGGATTAGCCATTGCCTGCTGGAGGGGAATTCTCTGCTGGAAAAGAGGCTGTAAATAGGGGCCGGGCGCTATCGGTG
This genomic window contains:
- a CDS encoding tetratricopeptide repeat protein gives rise to the protein MHSFNFLNLTNLPAVPVNPGQGNPLQPAPIAPGPYLQPLFQQRIPLQQAMANPTGNSPFRIPRMALPSAPLLLPATPEEQALPPVTAVVFTGKEERGGVKRKQGNALNEDAATVGIAEHKAAPKKKKIRPNYDPLESPLLRKGYFIPDETLLLAGEKEDLSAKLKIQRTLEGEYGTALEEICKLLVGEALTKDQRREVIAALEGMMSKGYVRGAFALAFVILTDPASPMAHQESALGYYRIGAELGCRDCNFNVGAILSAMNTDGAKDAEVAHYWRVAAALGHPAARFNYARRLLQGIGVEADPVKAIELLEENAALLDQPEAQFELAFELSTGRFLPKDLPRAYELFKRAASGGHATAELSLAEALLFGKGTVANKSEACALYKKCAESGHPTAQYNYAVMKLEGDGVEVNEEEGIHYLELSANQDYPSAQYFLALRYASGDGVPMDKKRAFQLFKSAADRAKHIQSMFHLGKMYETGDGIDFDIVKALEYYLKATKERAATSKVESIMKVNIGRGEYLT